A region of Hydrogenimonas cancrithermarum DNA encodes the following proteins:
- a CDS encoding SLBB domain-containing protein produces the protein MRIFWLLLMIFSVLAAEIPKSALDTLRANPALLDTPQGQVMLRKYGLSKEDAKALLQQSGSAAQRVESAAITQEIDTTVTETAQTPTIIKVETKGTRKNPLAYIGGDALIKKVMKLQQKPLEAKGLPHFGFNFFANANTFDPTILPTPDYYVLTPGDELIVQVYGSTNKTYSLPIDNNGEIMIPVIGPRHVGGREFGEVKKELAVTIEKSFPGIEATVNIQKFSTIQVILTGEAKAPGIYNLPSLSTVQTLLVQAHGVLPTGSLRNIEIYRNGKRIDRVDLYALLTGKPERETLLRSGDIVHVAKAGSEVAVYGEIKKPAIYELKKGEKSDRLLIYAGGLTPKAGRDAIVVKRYDTHRALKTYRLTLDAFKRFSLKDGDEVCIYPLDSAKKENVYLFGNVVKPGPRALQKAGMTLHTLLRREAPEAFGQLFLPDTYFRYAYIKRRLPNLKERIIGFDPMKVYAGESDIALHKEDEIYFLNRYDVMESPYITVDGQVLKPGLYRYIDGMKLSDLVHAAGIRRLADENVQITTYATPDHLPKTVVVNMKKHPGYPLHAYDEVYLFDYYKTHQKAAVTVGGEVVKPGEYAIGKETTLREIISIAGGLTERASKRGEIVRYYVENDERKRKIVPFRLDDEALDRPLENHDIVTVFRIPNWSEQMRVTLKGEVKYPGTYIVKEGETLADVIERAGGFTEDAFIDGAVFTRESVKRMQREQLMKALNRLKKKAMIVSAQPSDFGTGQMAPQDLLTSIDAVIEQAKEAQPIGRITIDLEKDPEKLRKSDSNIVLKNGDTLYIPTKNDTVTVLGEVLNPTAMVYKKSMSPWDYIERAGGLSDNANEDSIYIVHANGEAERLDDGMFVIDTPEIRPGDTIVAPILIKTTSNLQIAKDATQIIYQTAVSIAALSGIGAL, from the coding sequence ATGAGAATTTTCTGGCTACTACTTATGATCTTCTCGGTTCTCGCGGCCGAGATCCCAAAAAGCGCTCTCGACACGCTTCGAGCCAATCCCGCCCTGCTCGACACACCACAGGGCCAGGTGATGCTGAGAAAGTACGGCCTGAGCAAAGAGGATGCGAAAGCGCTGCTGCAACAAAGCGGGAGTGCGGCCCAGCGTGTCGAAAGCGCCGCGATCACGCAGGAGATCGACACGACGGTGACGGAAACCGCCCAAACACCCACCATCATAAAAGTGGAAACGAAAGGTACGCGAAAGAACCCCCTCGCCTACATCGGCGGCGATGCGCTGATAAAAAAGGTGATGAAGCTTCAACAAAAACCGCTCGAAGCCAAAGGGCTGCCCCATTTCGGCTTCAACTTTTTCGCCAATGCCAATACCTTCGACCCCACGATTCTTCCAACACCCGACTACTACGTCCTGACACCGGGTGACGAGCTGATCGTCCAGGTCTACGGCTCGACCAACAAAACCTACTCGCTTCCCATCGACAACAACGGGGAGATCATGATCCCCGTCATCGGGCCGAGACATGTGGGAGGAAGAGAGTTCGGCGAGGTCAAGAAAGAGCTCGCCGTCACGATCGAAAAGTCGTTTCCCGGCATCGAGGCGACCGTCAACATCCAGAAATTCTCGACGATCCAGGTGATCCTGACGGGAGAGGCGAAAGCCCCCGGCATCTACAACCTCCCCTCCCTTTCGACGGTCCAGACGCTTCTCGTGCAGGCACATGGCGTTTTGCCGACCGGAAGCCTGCGAAACATCGAGATCTACCGTAACGGCAAACGCATCGACAGGGTCGACCTCTACGCGCTTCTGACCGGCAAACCCGAACGGGAGACGCTACTGCGTTCCGGTGATATCGTCCATGTCGCCAAAGCCGGAAGCGAAGTGGCCGTCTATGGAGAGATCAAAAAGCCGGCCATCTATGAGCTGAAAAAGGGTGAGAAGAGCGACAGACTGCTGATTTACGCAGGCGGGCTGACTCCCAAAGCGGGACGCGACGCCATCGTCGTCAAACGCTACGACACCCACCGCGCCCTCAAGACCTACCGCCTCACTCTCGACGCTTTCAAGCGTTTTAGCCTGAAAGACGGAGACGAAGTCTGCATCTACCCACTCGACAGTGCGAAAAAAGAGAATGTCTACCTCTTCGGCAACGTCGTCAAACCGGGCCCCCGCGCCTTGCAAAAAGCGGGAATGACGCTGCATACCCTGCTTCGCCGTGAAGCACCCGAAGCGTTCGGCCAGCTCTTCCTGCCCGACACCTACTTCAGATACGCCTACATCAAACGGCGTCTGCCCAACCTGAAAGAGCGCATCATAGGGTTCGACCCGATGAAGGTCTATGCGGGGGAAAGCGACATCGCCCTGCACAAAGAGGACGAAATCTACTTCCTCAACCGCTACGACGTCATGGAGAGCCCCTACATTACCGTCGACGGACAGGTTCTCAAACCGGGACTCTACCGCTATATCGACGGCATGAAACTCAGCGACCTCGTCCATGCCGCGGGCATCAGGCGCCTCGCCGACGAGAATGTGCAGATCACCACCTATGCTACGCCGGACCATCTGCCAAAAACCGTGGTCGTGAACATGAAAAAGCACCCCGGCTATCCGCTTCATGCTTATGACGAAGTCTACCTGTTCGACTACTACAAAACCCACCAAAAAGCGGCCGTAACCGTTGGCGGAGAAGTCGTGAAACCAGGTGAATACGCCATAGGGAAAGAGACGACGTTGCGGGAGATCATAAGCATCGCGGGTGGCCTGACCGAACGCGCCTCGAAAAGAGGAGAGATCGTCCGCTACTACGTCGAAAACGACGAGCGCAAACGAAAAATCGTCCCTTTCCGACTCGATGACGAAGCGCTGGACAGGCCGCTGGAGAACCACGACATCGTGACGGTCTTCCGCATTCCGAACTGGAGCGAGCAGATGCGCGTCACTCTCAAAGGGGAAGTGAAATACCCGGGAACCTACATCGTCAAAGAGGGTGAAACACTCGCCGACGTTATCGAACGGGCCGGCGGCTTTACGGAGGACGCGTTCATCGATGGCGCAGTCTTCACGCGCGAGAGCGTGAAAAGGATGCAGCGTGAACAGTTGATGAAGGCACTGAACCGCTTGAAGAAAAAAGCGATGATCGTCTCGGCACAGCCCTCCGACTTCGGCACGGGCCAGATGGCGCCACAGGACCTTTTGACGAGTATCGACGCCGTCATCGAGCAGGCGAAAGAGGCGCAGCCCATTGGCCGGATCACCATCGACCTCGAAAAAGACCCTGAAAAGCTCAGAAAAAGCGACAGTAACATCGTCCTCAAAAATGGCGACACCCTCTACATCCCAACCAAAAACGATACGGTGACGGTCCTCGGTGAAGTGCTCAACCCGACGGCGATGGTCTACAAAAAGTCTATGAGCCCGTGGGACTACATCGAGCGCGCGGGGGGCCTCAGCGACAACGCCAACGAAGATTCCATCTACATCGTCCACGCCAACGGAGAGGCGGAGAGACTCGACGACGGTATGTTCGTCATCGATACCCCGGAAATTCGTCCGGGCGATACCATCGTCGCACCGATTCTCATCAAAACGACGTCGAACCTGCAGATCGCCAAAGATGCCACGCAGATCATCTATCAGACGGCTGTGAGCATCGCGGCTCTCAGCGGCATAGGGGCGCTTTGA
- a CDS encoding mannose-1-phosphate guanylyltransferase/mannose-6-phosphate isomerase encodes MTNIILCGGSGTRLWPISRTLMPKQFVKLFNDKSLFQLTVERNAKACDHQFIVSNAEQYFLALDQLEEPGIHSTFNIQHSTFLLEPVGRNTAPAIALACLNIDAEEIVLVTPSDHLIKNETAYLEAVSTAKLAAEEGNLVTFGIEPTYPETGFGYIEAKSRDSEKLEVGSGKFSVLDVRKFHEKPNAETAQKYLDAGNYYWNSGMFCFKAGLFLDELKKYAPEIYEACLEAYENEQEITQGQLRIRHEDMMAIPDESIDYAVMEKSDKVKVIPCDIGWSDLGSFDALYDELEKDENGNTLNDNHISLDSKNNLVIADDRTIATIDVEGLMIVDTGDALLVSKKGSSQKVKEVVKHLKEKGSELPKIHLTAHRPWGTYTVLEDTPGYKIKRIVVKPGKRLSLQKHYHRNEHWIVVSGTATVTVGNETKLIRPNESTYIKMGEVHRLANEGKIPVVLIEAQVGEYTGEDDIVRLDDDFKRN; translated from the coding sequence ATGACCAACATCATTCTATGCGGCGGAAGCGGCACGAGACTCTGGCCCATCAGCAGGACATTGATGCCAAAACAGTTCGTCAAACTTTTCAATGACAAATCGCTTTTTCAGCTGACCGTGGAGCGCAATGCCAAAGCATGTGACCACCAGTTCATCGTCTCGAATGCCGAGCAGTACTTTCTGGCTCTCGACCAGCTCGAAGAACCGGGTATTCATTCAACATTCAACATTCAACATTCAACATTCCTACTCGAACCGGTAGGACGCAACACGGCACCTGCCATCGCCCTGGCATGCCTGAACATCGATGCGGAGGAGATCGTTCTGGTCACACCGTCGGACCACCTCATCAAAAACGAAACAGCCTATCTCGAAGCGGTATCCACTGCGAAGCTTGCCGCCGAAGAGGGAAACCTTGTCACTTTCGGCATCGAACCGACCTATCCGGAAACGGGGTTTGGGTATATCGAGGCAAAGTCTCGAGATAGTGAGAAGTTAGAAGTGGGAAGTGGGAAGTTTTCTGTACTCGATGTTCGAAAATTTCATGAGAAACCCAATGCCGAAACGGCGCAAAAATATCTAGATGCGGGAAACTACTACTGGAACAGTGGCATGTTCTGTTTTAAAGCCGGCCTCTTTCTGGATGAGCTGAAAAAGTACGCGCCCGAGATTTACGAAGCGTGCCTCGAGGCGTATGAAAACGAACAGGAGATTACCCAAGGGCAGCTGCGCATACGACATGAAGATATGATGGCGATTCCCGACGAAAGCATCGACTACGCGGTGATGGAGAAGAGCGATAAGGTCAAGGTGATCCCCTGCGACATCGGCTGGAGCGACCTGGGAAGTTTCGACGCCCTCTACGATGAGCTGGAGAAAGATGAAAACGGCAACACTCTCAACGACAACCACATCTCTTTGGATTCGAAAAACAACCTCGTCATCGCCGACGACAGAACCATCGCCACGATCGACGTGGAAGGCCTGATGATCGTCGACACGGGAGACGCGCTGCTGGTTTCGAAAAAAGGAAGCTCTCAGAAAGTCAAAGAGGTCGTCAAGCATTTGAAAGAGAAAGGCTCGGAACTGCCGAAGATTCACCTGACCGCCCACCGTCCATGGGGAACTTACACGGTACTGGAAGACACCCCTGGCTACAAGATCAAGCGTATCGTCGTGAAACCGGGCAAACGCCTGAGCCTGCAAAAGCACTACCATCGAAACGAACACTGGATCGTCGTAAGCGGTACGGCTACGGTGACGGTGGGCAACGAAACCAAACTGATACGCCCCAACGAGTCGACCTACATCAAGATGGGTGAAGTCCACCGCCTCGCCAACGAAGGGAAGATACCCGTCGTACTCATCGAGGCGCAGGTAGGGGAGTATACGGGTGAAGACGACATCGTCCGTCTCGACGACGATTTCAAACGCAACTGA
- a CDS encoding capsule assembly Wzi family protein, protein MKKLTLPLLAASLLWGGNVDIPLDSPLYAQLERLKSLGAIEAALPMMKPFNTDEVEALLDSMEEPSAMAAKRFLERELRRYKRTAVVEAGISATYADKETAVPNAQGRVLRDGANADASVRMQMVTRKLGLVFTPGYRDNASDSGGRVGDTYLRIPWKNMNITLGREALWMGAGREGTLLFSQNAKSLDIARFSSRRPFRFHPYRHNILNKLFGAMDVDFFVGRLHRYDTIVKEDGTIHSGYPKLMGMQFTFRPWDLFSVGIYRTALFGGGGRDESFSTFWKVLFPFGQSENTGTLNEPGDQKGGFNFEWYIPNTVQPLKLYGEWAGEDEAGMLPYKESYIVGILFSDTGNIEGLQTSFEHLKMYKVKNLWYHHHIYRDGYTNDGMIMGHYNGSNGSRDILRVKYLKDIQSDYTLAWEHFSGLEKSSDTLRFGVRYRAQNSVEYGVDGSVGEDASWLGVKVKWIF, encoded by the coding sequence ATGAAAAAACTCACCCTTCCGCTGCTGGCCGCCTCCCTTCTTTGGGGCGGCAATGTCGACATTCCGCTCGACTCTCCCCTCTATGCGCAGCTCGAACGCCTAAAGAGCCTCGGAGCCATCGAGGCCGCACTGCCGATGATGAAACCGTTCAACACCGACGAAGTGGAAGCACTTCTCGATTCGATGGAGGAGCCTTCCGCAATGGCGGCCAAACGGTTTTTGGAGCGGGAACTCCGGCGTTACAAACGTACGGCCGTCGTCGAAGCCGGCATCAGCGCTACCTATGCCGATAAAGAAACGGCAGTGCCCAATGCCCAGGGGCGCGTTTTGAGGGATGGGGCAAATGCCGACGCGTCGGTGCGCATGCAGATGGTAACCAGAAAACTCGGCCTCGTTTTCACACCCGGGTATCGCGACAACGCAAGCGACAGCGGCGGGCGCGTGGGCGACACCTACCTTCGCATCCCCTGGAAAAACATGAACATCACGTTGGGGCGCGAAGCGCTCTGGATGGGTGCCGGCCGCGAAGGGACCCTGCTCTTTTCTCAAAACGCGAAATCGCTCGACATAGCCCGGTTTTCGTCTCGCCGTCCGTTTCGTTTCCACCCCTACCGGCACAATATTTTGAACAAACTCTTCGGTGCGATGGACGTCGACTTCTTCGTCGGGCGCCTGCACCGCTACGACACGATCGTGAAAGAAGACGGGACGATTCACAGTGGATACCCCAAACTGATGGGGATGCAGTTCACCTTCCGGCCGTGGGACCTTTTCAGTGTCGGGATCTACCGGACCGCACTGTTCGGCGGCGGCGGGCGTGACGAGAGCTTCAGCACCTTCTGGAAAGTACTCTTCCCTTTCGGACAGAGTGAAAACACCGGCACACTGAACGAACCGGGCGACCAGAAGGGTGGTTTCAACTTCGAATGGTACATTCCAAACACCGTTCAGCCGCTGAAACTCTATGGGGAGTGGGCTGGTGAAGACGAGGCAGGAATGCTCCCCTACAAAGAGAGTTACATTGTAGGGATATTGTTTTCCGATACGGGAAACATCGAAGGCCTGCAGACGAGTTTCGAACATCTGAAAATGTACAAGGTAAAAAACCTCTGGTATCACCACCACATCTACCGCGACGGCTACACCAACGACGGGATGATCATGGGGCACTACAACGGCAGCAACGGCAGCCGCGACATCCTGCGCGTGAAGTATCTGAAAGATATCCAAAGCGACTATACCCTCGCATGGGAGCACTTCAGCGGCCTGGAAAAGAGCAGCGACACGCTGCGCTTCGGAGTCCGCTACCGGGCACAAAACAGTGTCGAATACGGCGTCGATGGCAGCGTAGGCGAGGATGCTTCATGGCTTGGAGTGAAAGTCAAATGGATCTTTTGA
- a CDS encoding Wzz/FepE/Etk N-terminal domain-containing protein, with product MQENTTMPQQPYYVMPPECAEEDEIDLRELFATIGRYKGKIALFTFVVVSLVLAYLLATPNSYSSKAVLAPQEQQKGVSLGGGLGALAGMAGISLGGGQMDAFTSLKTILEDYDFQKYVIEKHNLIDRWYDENLTKGYVFALGYDGLFKLFHSKPEYAHDEKTLFQVYKALKGSVSISSDKKSGAITLSASHPNRFFARDLVLIYLDEAVNRLRENEMLDVDKKIAYYEKALESTNNVQLREQLSQMISSLIQKKVLAQSNRYYNVQPLIMPGVANVMDKTKPKRGLILVVAFITSIILGIFAVFFLEFLKNSKNDEGTAPRAT from the coding sequence ATGCAAGAGAACACAACGATGCCCCAACAGCCCTACTATGTGATGCCTCCCGAATGTGCGGAAGAGGACGAGATCGACCTGCGCGAACTCTTCGCCACGATCGGCCGCTATAAAGGAAAGATTGCGCTTTTCACTTTCGTCGTGGTTTCCCTGGTGCTGGCCTACCTTCTCGCGACACCCAACAGCTACAGCTCCAAAGCGGTCCTGGCACCGCAGGAGCAGCAAAAAGGGGTCTCGCTCGGGGGCGGACTCGGGGCACTGGCCGGCATGGCGGGCATCTCCCTTGGCGGCGGCCAGATGGATGCCTTCACTTCGCTCAAGACGATTCTGGAAGATTACGACTTCCAGAAGTATGTCATAGAAAAACACAACCTCATCGACCGATGGTACGACGAGAACCTAACCAAAGGGTATGTCTTCGCACTGGGTTACGACGGCCTTTTCAAACTCTTTCACTCCAAACCGGAGTATGCGCACGACGAGAAGACACTCTTTCAAGTTTACAAAGCGCTCAAAGGGAGTGTCAGCATCTCCTCCGACAAAAAGAGCGGTGCCATCACGCTCAGTGCCAGCCACCCCAACCGCTTCTTCGCCCGCGATCTCGTGCTGATCTACCTCGACGAAGCGGTGAACCGGCTGAGAGAGAACGAGATGCTCGATGTCGACAAGAAGATCGCCTACTACGAAAAGGCGCTCGAAAGTACAAACAACGTTCAGCTGAGAGAGCAGCTGAGCCAGATGATCTCTTCGCTCATCCAGAAAAAAGTGCTGGCGCAGAGCAACCGCTACTACAACGTCCAGCCGCTCATCATGCCCGGCGTGGCGAACGTCATGGACAAGACGAAGCCCAAACGGGGTCTCATTCTCGTCGTGGCGTTCATCACGTCGATCATTCTGGGGATTTTCGCGGTTTTCTTTTTGGAATTTTTGAAAAACTCCAAAAACGATGAGGGTACCGCACCTCGAGCCACATGA
- a CDS encoding phosphatase PAP2 family protein, with protein sequence MKRIAMILTAGSMLYAGTVERSGDLLALLLPAAAAGSTAVLEDRTGGWQFARGFAANAAVTLGLKYTVAETRPNEEDDHSFPSGHTSLAFQSAAFIHKRYGLNYALPAYLAAVYVGYSRVESDNHYIHDVVAGALIGTVSTLCFTTKYKGWKMSPVARGKRIGVELSFKF encoded by the coding sequence ATGAAACGGATAGCGATGATCTTGACGGCGGGTAGCATGCTGTACGCCGGAACGGTGGAGCGTTCGGGAGATTTGCTGGCACTGCTGCTGCCGGCGGCTGCGGCGGGTTCTACGGCCGTGTTGGAGGATCGCACCGGCGGATGGCAGTTCGCCCGGGGGTTCGCCGCGAATGCCGCCGTGACCCTGGGGCTCAAATATACGGTGGCCGAAACCCGTCCGAACGAAGAGGACGATCACAGCTTCCCCTCCGGGCATACATCGCTCGCTTTTCAAAGCGCTGCGTTCATTCATAAACGCTACGGTTTGAATTATGCACTGCCCGCCTACCTCGCCGCCGTTTATGTCGGCTACAGTCGGGTGGAGTCGGACAACCACTACATCCATGACGTCGTTGCCGGAGCTTTGATCGGCACGGTAAGCACCCTCTGCTTTACGACGAAATACAAAGGGTGGAAGATGAGCCCCGTGGCGAGAGGGAAGCGTATCGGAGTGGAGTTGAGTTTCAAGTTTTGA